Genomic segment of Mycolicibacterium sarraceniae:
TCATCTGAAGACCCCGCTGACGGAGCTGATCGGGATTGAGCACCCCGTCGTGCAGACGGGTATGGGCTGGGTCGCTGGTGCGCGGCTGGTGTCGGCCACGTCCAATGCCGGCGGCCTGGGCATCCTGGCCTCGGCGACGATGACGATCGACGAGCTGGCGACCGCGATCAAGAAGGTCAAGGCCACCACCGACAAGCCGTTCGGGGTCAACATCCGTGCCGACGGTGCCGATGCCGGTGATCGCGTCGACCTGATGATCCGCGAGGGAGTCAAGGTCGCGTCCTTCGCGCTGGCGCCTAAGCAGGAACTGATCGCGAAGCTCAAAGAAGCCGGCTCGGTGGTGATTCCGTCGGTCGGTGCGGCCAAGCACGCTCGCAAGGTGGCGGGCTGGGGTGCCGACGCTGTGATCGTGCAGGGCGGCGAAGGAGGCGGCCACACCGGTCCGGTGGCGACCACATTGCTGCTGCCCTCGGTCCTCGACGCGGTCGACATCCCGGTGATCGCCGCGGGTGGCTTCTTCGACGGGCGTGGCCTGGCCGCGGCGCTGTCCTACGGCGCCGCGGGCGTCGCGATGGGCACCCGGTTCCTGCTGACCTCTGATTCCACGGTGCCCGAGGACGTCAAGCAGCGCTACCTCAAGGCCGCGCTTGACGGCACCGTCGTATCCACCCGGGTGGACGGCATGCCGCACCGCGTGCTGCGTACCGAACTCGTCGAGAAGCTCGAAAGCGGCTCACCGATCCGTGGTTTCACCGCGGCGGTGCGCAACGCGGCCAAGTTCAAGAAGATGTCGCAGATGACGTGGGCCGGGATGATCCGTGACGGCCTGGCGATGCGCCACGGCAAGGACCTCACCTGGTCGCAGGTGCTGATGGCCGCCAATACCCCGATGCTGCTGAAGGCCGGCCTGGTCGAAGGCAATACCGAAGCGGGCGTGCTGGCCTCGGGACAGGTCGCCGGGATCATCGAAAGCCTGCCGTCCTGCGCCGAGCTGGTGCCAACCATCGTCGCCGACGCCATCACACACCTGCAGGCTGCCGCCGCTTTCGTCGAGTAAAGCTATCTACTTCATTCGACCGTGCCACCTTGATCGGCGACGTCGTCGACTCGCGGCACGCCTCCGACCGCGGCCAACTCCATCGCCGCATCACCCAGACGCCGGCCGGCACTCCCCTGGCCTTCACCGTCAGCGACGAGTTCCAAGGCAGCTATCCGACGGTCGGCGACGCGATAGCCGCTGCCCTCGCAGTGCGGTTGGCACTGGCCCCGGAGATCGATGTGCGGTTCGGCATCGGCTGGGGTGAGGTGACTGTGCTCGACGCCGGTGCCGGCATTCAGGACGGTCCCGGGTGGTGGTCGGCGCGCGAAGCGATCGAGTGGACCGCGGCCGCCCAGCAGCAACCGGCGTTGGCGACCGTGCGCACGGCATACCGCCGCCACGGCGAGACCGGACCGGATCCCGACGCCGTCAACGCCGCCCTGTTATGTCGGGACCACCTGCTTGGATCAATGGATGCCCGGTCCCTGCGACTGCTTCGGGGACTACTCGACCAGAAGACGAAGAAGGAATTGGCGGATACGGAAGGGATCAGCGCCTCGGCGGTGTCGCAGCGGACAGCGCGCGACGGGCTAGATCTTTTGGTGCTCGCCACCCGAGACCTGCGAGCCGTCCGATGAGCGGTGTCGCCGTGTTCCTCATCGCCATCAGCTGTCGTGTGCGCACGCTGAACGAGTCGGCCGCAGGCAGGCCGCACCGCTGGCGGTGCTCATCGTGCTGTCGGGGGTGGGCTCGCCAGTGGCCGGGTTGGTCAAGGCCTGGATGTCCTGGGCTCCGGTGACTGGCCTCACGTCGGCCGATCCGACCCGGATCATGGTGGTGGCAAGCGTGATTCTGCTGCAGGTGGCCACCGCGACCGCGGTGGTGGCAGCCAAAAGCACCATCCGGTTCCCGGAGATCAATGCCCAAAAGGCCTGGGAAAACGGCGGTATCGGTATTGACGATGTCACCGAGTACTTCTTAGTGGGCAGCTTCGCCAGCTGGATCGTCGCGCTCGGCGGGCTGGCGCTCACGATGGCGGGCTAGGTTCGCGATTCGTCGTCGGTGAACGGCGTCGCCGTCATACCTTGTGGATCATGAAAATGAACGCCGCCATCCTGTGGGAGTACGGCCAAGACTGGAGCGTCGAAGAAGTCGAGCTCGATCCGCCGAAGGACGGCGAGGTGCTCGTCTCCTTCGAGGCCACCGGCCTGTGCCATTCCGATCATCACATCCGAGACGGTGACCTGGTGGCGCCGATCCCCCTGATCGGTGGGCACGAGGGTGCCGGCATCGTGCGGGAAGTCGGGCCGGGGGTGCGCGAGCTGCAGGTGGGCGATCACATCGTCGCCGCGTTCCTGCCCGCCTGCGGGCGCTGCCGCTGGTGTGCGACCGGCAAGTCGAACCTGTGTGACATGGGCGCCGAAATCCTGATGGGCCTGCAGCCCGACGGCACGTTCCGCAGGCACGCGCGCGGCCAAGATATCTACGCCGCAATCGGTTTGGGCACCTTTGCCCCCTACGGCACGGTGCCGGAGGCCTCGCTGGTCAAGATCGACGACGATATCCCGCTGACCCGAGCCTGCCTGCTCGGCTGCGGCGTCACCACCGGCTGGGGGTCGGCGGTCAACACGGCCGATGTCCGCCCCGGCGACACCGTGGTGGTGATCGGCTGCGGCGGTATCGGCAGCGGCGCCATCCAAGGGGCCCGACTGGCCGGCGCGGAGAAGATCATCGTGATCGACATCGTGGAGAGCAAGCGGGACAAGGCATTTCTCTTCGGCGCCACCCACTTCGCGACCTCGATCGCCGAAGGCACCGAACTGGTTCGCGAGCTGACCAAAGGGGTGATGGCCGATTCCGCGCTCTTGACCGTCGGGCTCGTCAAAGGCGAGATGATCAACGACGCGTTAGAACTCGTCAGCAAGGGTGGGGCTGTGGTGCTGACCGCACTGGCCGCGATGACCGATGTGACGCCGGTGCTGCCGATGACGATGTTCACGCTTTTCCAGAAGCGTCTGCTCGGCAGCCTGTACGGCCAGGCCAATCCGCGCGCCGACATCCCCAAGCTGCTCAGCCTCTACCGCGAGGGCAAGCTGCTGCTCGATGAGACCGTCACCCACGAGTACAAGCTGGGTGAGATCAACGACGCCTACGTCGATATGCTCGCCGGCCGCAACATCCGCGGCGTGGTCCTGCACGAGCACTGAGGCATCTGCCGCGATTGTGCGGCTTCATACGGCGGTGACGGCGGGCCGCGTATGAAACCGCACAATCGGCGAAAGTTGTTAGAGCCGCATCAGGTCTACATGTGCCGTGGCTGTGCACTTTGAGCAGCGAAAACACCTTCACGGAATCGGCGCGGAGACAGTTTGAAAGCATGACGGCCTCAATGTCTTTGAGTCACGAGTGCCGAAACCATTCCTCTGCGAACGATGGCGCGCGCTGTCTTGGTGGTATGCGAAATCAACCACCCGCGGGACGTCAAGCCTCGTCGTTCACCGCCGGTGCCTTCACGACGGCGATGCGATCTCGGCGGACCGCACCATCGATACGGCTCTGAATCTCGCCCAGTGCAGCCAGGACATCTGCCCGCGTCTTGAGCAATTCCTTGATCTCAGCTTCGGTGCGCTCCTTGATCGACTGTGTGTCGCGCTCTGCGGAGGCGACCATGTTCGCGACCTTGAGGCGGCCCTCCTTCTCAAGGGCGGCAATCTGAACCTCGGCCTGCTCCCACCGCGACTTGATCTGCTCTTCGAGGCGGCTGAGCGCCTCGCGGCGGCGTCGCTCGTCTTCCTCGGCGAGGTGGAGCTGCATCTCGCGGCGCCGACGCTCGGCCTCCTCGATTCCCTCGGCCAGCCGCGCGCGTTCGTCATAGGCGGCCTGCAGCACTTCCTCAGCCTGTGCTTTGGCCTCCAACAGAATCTGTTCCCGGCGGTCGGCGGTGGATGACTGGAGTTCAGCCAGCGCAGCGCTCGCGATGGCTCTGTCCTGACGGGCCGTCTCCAATTCGTCGCGCAACTCGCGGGTGAGCGACTCCGCCTCGTCACGGGCCATCGCCTTGGTTCGGCGAGCCTCGTCGGAGGCGACGCGCATCATCCGGGCGATCCGGTCCGACATGCCCTCAACTGAATCGATTGGCCCAGAAAGCCTTTGGATGTCGTTGCGCAGCTGGTCGATCTCGGCGTTGAGCCGTTCACGATCGGTCTCGGCATAAGTCGCGTTGCGTTCGAGGACGCGGACTTGATCCTCGAGCGATTCGATCTCACTGTGAAGGCGCGCGATGTAGTCGGTCACCTGGGCGCGATCGAACCCACGTATTTGCGCGTCCAGCGCGGGAATTGCTCTCGCCATCTGAGTCTCTCGTAAGCCTTAGTTTGGGATGCGGTTTATCCTACGTCACCGAGCGAGTGATGAGCCGAGTCCATTTCGACCGACGAATGCGCCCCATCATGGATCCATACGTCAAGCGTGGTTGGGGCCGGTGCCAAGGATGCGGTGCGAGCGGAATCCGCCTCGCCCCACGGTTGCTCGAGCGTGGTGAATGTGTCGTAGAAATGCTGCAGTTGCGCGACAACCTTGGCGCGCACGTGATTGAGCTCGTCCAATTTGGTGCTCGCAGCGGACAGCTGCGCATCAACCTGCCGCTGCACCGCGATCAAAGTCTCCTCGGCCTTCGCCCTGGCCTGGGCTACCGTCTCGGCGGCGTCGCGTGCCGCCTGTTCACGCAGTTGGGCAATCTCACTCAGAGCTTGCTCACCCTGCGTCTCGACATCTTCGCGCAATTTGGTGGCCCGTTGATAGTCGAGCTGGGCTTCGGCGAGAATTCCAGCGGCGTTCTCCTCGGCGTCTGTCCGTATTAACTCGGCCATTCGACGGGCCTCACCGCGAATCTCGTCGGCCTCCACGCTGGCCGCATTGAGAATCGCAGACAGCCGATCACCCAGAAAGCCGATGTCGTCGGGGATGGCCGATGCCACCTCGGTGAACCGCGCCGACATTGCCTCCAGTTCGGCCTGCGACCTGCCCAACTGGTCGTGGAGGATCGCCATCCGCGACTCCCCCGCCCGGGCCACCGCTCGCAACTCGCCGACCTGACCGTCGGGTCGTTCCATTTGCCGTGACATTCGTTTGAGTGCAAAACCCACGGACTCACGCTCTTGTCGTTGCAGGTGCGCGTCGCTAGAGGCCACGCGCGGCAGCGTAACACACCCTAAGTCTTTTGCAGACTGCAAGTCTTTTTATCCCCCACTGTTAGCGGTTGTTGTGGATAAGTGCGTCCGAAGGTTTCGCCAAATCGCCTGGGAACCGCCTTGAGAGACCCCCTGGACGCCGCACCTTCGCGCCATACTGGCGCGGGAAAACTCAGCCGCACGATCTCTCGTCGCAGAGATCGGTTGGACACAGGCTCATAACCACCTTCACATTTCCCTCTCCTGGTGTCGCCGTAGTCCGGATGCCGGGATTCGACCCTGGTAACCGCCGATGACGTGCCAAGGCAATACGCTGACATCCTCAAGCTGTGACGGCGAGCCTCTAAGGAACCGCACAATCGGCGAAAGTTATGAGAGCCGTTCGATGATGGTGACGTTGGCGGTGCCGCCACCCTCACACATGGTCTGCAAGCCGTAGCGGCCCCCGACGCGCTCGAGCTCATTGAGCATGGTGGCGAACAGCTTGGCACCGGTGGCCCCGAGCGGGTGGCCGAGTGCGATGGCACCGCCGTTGGGGTTGACCTTGGCCGGGTCGGCCTTGGTCTCCTTGATCCAGGCCTGCACCACGGGCGCGAACGCCTCGTTGATCTCGACGACGTCGATATCGTCGATCGTCAGGCCGGTTTTGGCGAGGGCGTACTTGGTCGCCGGGATCGGACCGGTGAGCATGAACACCGGATCGGCGCCGCGGGCGCTGATGTGGTGGATGCGGGCCCGCGGGGTCAGCTTGTGGGTCTTGACGGCCTCTTCGCTGGCCAACAGCACCGCGCTGGAACCATCGGAGATCTGGCTGGCCATCGCGGCGGTCAGACGGCCGCCGTCGACCAAGGTCTTGAGCCCGGCCATCTTCTCCAGCGAGGTCTCGCGTGGCCCCTCATCGGTGCGGAAGCCCTCGACGTCGAGGATCTCGTTCTCGAAGTGGCCGGCCCGGATAGCGGCCTGAGCACGCTGGTGGCTGGTCAGTGCGAACTGCTCCATATCCTCGCGGGAAATGCCCCACTTCTCGGCGATCATCTCCGCGCCGCGGAACTGCGAAATCTCCTGATCGCCATAACGATGCAGCCAGCTCTTCGACTCGTTGGTCGGAGAGGTAAACCCGTACTGCTCACCGGCGGTCATCGCCGACGAGATCGGGATCTGGCTCATGTTCTGCATACCGCCGGCGACGATCAGGTCTGCCGTCCCGGACATGATCGCCTGCGCACCAAACGAAATCGCCTGCTGGCTGGAGCCGCACTGGCGGTCGACGGTAACGCCGGGCACCTCTTCGGGGAAGCCCGCCGCCAGCCACGACAACCGCGCGATATTGCCGGCCTGCGGGCCGATGGCATCCACACAACCGGCGATCACATCGTCGACCGCGCTGGGATCGACATCAACTCGCTCGAACAATCCACGCCATGCGATGGCACCCAGATCCACCGGGTGGACACCGGCAAGCGAACCGTTGCGCTTCCCAATCGCGGTGCGTACGGCGTCAATGACGTATGCCTGTGATGCGGGGGCCATGTCGATCTCCTTAATCAATTGTTAGGCACGGCTATGCCGCCCAGGACGATGGCGAGGTATTGGCGGCCGACTTCCTCGGCTGTCAGCGGTCCGCCTGGCTGATACCAACGCACGGACACCCACGTTGTGTCCCGGATGAACCGGTAGACCACGTCGACGTCGATATCCGGGCGGAAGTACCCCTGCTTGACACCCTCGTTGAGCAGGTCGAGCCACATCTTGCGTTGTTCCTTGTTGCGCACGTCGACGAAGTCGAACTGCGGCAGCGACGACAGCCGCTTGGCCTCGTCCTGGTAGATCACCACCTGCGCGTGCCGGTCTTCGATGGCCTCGAACGACGCCATGAACAAGCCCTTGAGCCGCTCCAGAGGATTGGGCTCGGTGCCGATGACCCGCTGGTAGCGCTCGAACAGCCAGTCCAGGAAGTCACGCAGGACCTCCTCGACCATCTGCTCCTTGCTTTTGAAGTGGTGGTAGAGGCTGCCGGACAGGATGCCCGCCGAGTCGGCGATATCGCGCACAGTGGTTGCGCGCAAACCGCGTTCGGCGAACATCGTTGCGGCGAGCACCAGAAGCTCGTCGCGACGACTGACCGGCGGCTCGGTCATGCGCGTTGGCTCGACACCGAAATGACTTCGCCGGTCAGGTAGCTCGAGTAGTCGCTGGCCAGGAAGGCGATGGTGGCCGCCACCTCCCACGGCTCGGCGGCGCGGCCGAATGCTTCGCCTTCCGACAGCCGGTCCAGTAGGTCGGCCGAGCTGGTCTTCTCGAGGAACTTGTGCCGCGCGATGCTCGGGGAGACCGCGTTGATACGCACCCCGTACTCGACGGCTTCGATTGCGCTACACCGTGTCAGCGCCATCACACCGGCCTTGGCCGCGGCATAGTGCGACTGCGAATGCTGGGCCCGCCACCCCAGGACGCTGGCATTGTTGACGATCACGCCGCCGTGGCCGGCGTCACGGAAATAACGCAGCGCCGCGCGAGTCGCGCGCATCACCGACGACAGCGTCACATTGAACACCCGGTCCCACTCGTCATCGGTCATATCGATCACCGGGGTCTGGCCGCCAAGTCCGGCATTGTTCACCAGAACATCGAGACGGCCGGCCTTCTCGACGGTCGACGCGATCAACGCGTCCACCGCCATTGTCGACGTCACGTCACAGACCACCGCGTCGACCTTGCCGAGGCCGAGGCCAGCCAGTGCGTCTCGGGTCTCGCCCAGGCGGCGTTCGTGGTAGTCGGAGATCACGACGTCCGCACCCTCGAGAAGAGCCCGGCGCGCGGTCGTGGAGCCGATGCCGGTGCCGGCCGCTGCGGTGACCAGCACGACCTTGCCCTTGAGCAGGCCGTGGCCCTCAATCTCGTTGGGGACCTCCGACAATGACGCCACTAGCCCTTCACCTCTCTCGGCAGACCGAGCACCCGCTCGGCGATGATGTTGCGCTGAATCTCGTTGGAGCCGCCGTAGATCGTGTCCGAGCGGGAGAACAGGTACAGCCGCTGCCACTCGTCGAATTCCCCGTCGGACAGCAGCAGGCCGGAGCGACCCTTGATATCCATCGCGAGCTCGCCGAGATCGCGATGCCAGTTGGCCCACAACAACTTCGACACGTTGTCCTGGCCGGGTTGTTCGACATCCATCGTCGCCATCGCATAGGACCGCATTGTCTGCAGCCCGGCCCAGGACCGGACCAGCCGCTCCCGGATCAGCGGATCCTCGATCGCGCCGGTGGTCTTGGCCAGTTCGGTGATACCGGAAAGCTCACGGGCATAACGGATCTGCTGACCCAGTGTGGACACCCCACGCTCGAAGGTCAGCGTTCCCATCGCCACCCGCCAGCCGTCGCCCGGCTCGCCAACCACCAGGTTGGCGTCGGTGCGCGCATCGGTGAAGAACACCTCGTTGAATTCCGAGTCGCCGGTCAGCTGGATGATCGGGCGGATCTCCACGCCCGGCTGATCCAGCGGCACCAGCAGGTAGGACAACCCGGCGTGGCGCTTGGAGCCCTTCTCGGTACGGGCCACCACGAAGCACCACTGCGCCCAGTGCGCCAGTGATGTCCACACCTTCTGGCCATTGATGAGCCACTGCCCACTCTCCTCATCCAGGACGGCCGCCGTGGACACGTTGGCCAGATCACTGCCCGCGCCCGGCTCCGAATATCCCTGAGACCACAGCTCGGTGACATCGAGGATCTTGGGCAGGAACCGCTGCTGCTGTTCGGGCGTGCCGAATGCGATCAGGGTGGGCCCGAGCAGTTCCTCGCCTAAGTGGTTGACCTTGTCGGGGGCGTTGGCTTTTGCGTACTCCTCGTAGAACGCCACCCGGTGCGCGACGGACAGGCCGCGGCCGCCGTGCTCGACCGGCCAGCCCAGGCAGGTCAGGCCCGCCGCTGCCAGATGCCGGTTCCACGCGAGACGCTCTTCGAAGGCTTCATGCTCCCGACCCGGGCCGCCGAGGCCCTTGAGCGCGGCATATTCACCGACGAGATTGTCGGCCAGCCACTCGCGGACCTCCGCCCGGAACTCCTCGACCGTGATCACCCTTGTAGGCTAACCTACCAAGCACTTGCTTTGTTAGCCCGGGCGACGCTTCGCCGGGCGATCACATTCATAGGAGTCTCGATGACGAGCCAACCGCGCACCACACCTGGGGTGCTCGACCGGATGGCAGTCGACTTCGCCGACCACGACGCCCTCGTCACCGAAGATCGCACTCTCACCTTCGCCGGCCTGCGCGACGAGGTTCGCCGCGCCGCGGCGGCACTGATCGGCGCTGGCGTGCTCCCCGGCGATCGAGTGGCGATCTGGTCGCCGAACACCTGGCACTGGGCGATCGCCTGCCTGGCCATCCAGTACGCCGGCGGCGTGATGGTGCCATTGAACACCCGCTACACCGCCGCCGAGGCGTCCGACATCCTCGCTCGCACCGCGGCGCCGCTGCTGTTCGGGATGGGCCAGTTCCTCGGTGCCGACCGCGTGGGCGACCTCGACCGCGCCAAGCTGCCCGAGTTGCGGCACATCGTCGGCATCCCCATCGACGAACAGGACGGCACCTGGGACGAGTTCCTTGCCGGTCCGCAAGCAGACCTGTCGGAGGTAGACGCGCGCGCGGCGGCGGTGCGCCCCGATGATCCGTCCGACGTCCTGTTCACTTCGGGCACCACCGGGCGCAGCAAAGGTGTGCTGTGCGCACACCGGCAGTCACTCGCCGCGCCGGCCGCGTGGGCGGAGTGCGGTCAGCTCACCAGCGCCGACCGCTATCTCTGCATCAACCCGTTCTTCCACAACTTCGGCTACAAGGCCGGCATCCTGGCCTGCCTGCAGACCGGCGCCACCTTGATCCCCCAACTCACCTTCGACCCTGAACAGGCCATGCGGGTGATCGCCGACAAGCGCATCACCGTCGTGCCTGGCCCGCCGACGATCTTCCAGACGCTGCTGGACCATCCGGCCCGCAAGAACTACGACTTGAGCTCGCTGCGCTTCGCGGTGACCGGTGCGGCGACAGTGCCTGTCGTGCTGATCGAACGGATGCAGGCCGAGCTCGATTTCGACATCGTGCTCACCGCCTACGGACTCACCGAAGCCAACGGCTTCGGCACGATGTGCCGCGCCGACGATGACGCCGTCACCGTCGCGACCACCTGCGGGCGCCCGATCGCCGACTTCGACTTACGAATCGACTCCCCCGACGAGGCCGGCGCCGGCGAGGTGCTGCTGCGCGGGCCCAACGTGATGCTCGGCTACCTCGACGATCCGGTCGCCACCGCCGCGGCGATCGACGCCGACGGATGGCTGCACACCGGCGATGTCGGCACCGTCGACGAGGCGGGGAACCTCCGCATCACCGACCGCCTCAAGGACATGTACATCTGCGGCGGCTTCAATGTCTACCCCGCCGAGATCGAGCAGGTGCTGGCCCGCCTCGACGGTGTGGCCGACGCCGCGGTGATCGGCGTTCCCGACGATCGCCTCGGCGAAGTCGGGCGGGCATTCATCGTCCGCCGCGATGGCAGCGACCTCGACGAGCAAGCCGTCATCGACTACGCCAAGAAACACCTGGCCAATTTCAAGACCCCGCGCTCGGTGGTCTTCGTGGCGACCCTGCCACGAAACCCTGGCGGCAAAGTGGTCAAACCCACACTGCGAGAGATGGTTTGATGGATCTGCGCTACGACGACGCCACCGAAGAGTTCCGCAATGAGGTGCGCACCTTCTTGTCGGCCAAGTCCGACTCGTTCCCGACGAAGTCTTATGACACCGCCGAGGGATTCGAGCAACACCGGGTTTGGGATCGCGTCCTGTTCGACGCCGGCCTCTCGGTGATCACCTGGCCCGAGAAATACGGCGGCCGCGACGCGAGCCTGCTGCAGTGGGTGGTCTACGAGGAGGAGTACTTCCGCGCCGGGGCGCCGGGACGGGCCAGCGCCAACGGCACGTCGATGCTCGCGCCGACGCTGTTCGCGCACGGCACCGACGAACAGCTGGACCGGGTGCTGCCGAAAATGGCCAGCGGCGAAGAGATCTGGGCCCAAGCCTGGTCGGAGCCGGAGTCCGGCAGCGACCTTGCCTCCCTACGCTCGACAGCCACCCAGACCGACGGCGGCTGGCTGCTCAACGGCCAGAAGATCTGGAGCTCGCGGGCAGTCTTCGGCGAGCGGGGATTCGGACTGTTCCGGTCCGACCCCGAGGCCCAACGCCATAAGGGCTTGACCTACTTCATGTTCGACCTCAAGGCCGACGGCGTCACAGTCCGCCCGATCGCCCAGCTCGGCGGGGACACCGGGTTCGGCGAGATCTTCTTCGACAACGTGTTCGTTCCCGATGCCGATGTCATCGGCGGCGTGCACGACGGCTGGCGCGCGGCGATGAGCACGTCGAGCAACGAGCGCGGTATGTCCCTGCGCAGCCCCGCTCGCTTCCTCGCGCCCGCCGAGCGGCTGGTGTCGCAGTGGCGTGATCGGGGGTCCGACCCGGCGTTCGCCGATCGGGTGGCCGACGCCTGGATCAAGGCACAGGCCTACCGGTTGCACACCTTCGGCACGGTGACCCGGGTCGCTGGCGGCGGTGAACTGGGTGCTGAGTCGTCGGTGACCAAGGTGTTCTGGTCCGAGCTCGACGTAGCCCTGCATCAGGCTGCGCTGGAGCTTCGCGGTGCCGACGCCGAACTCGCCGACGGCTGGACCGATGGTCTGCTGTTCGCGCTCGGTGGCCCGATCTACGCCGGCACCAACGAGATTCAGCGCAATATCATCGCCGAGCGGTTGCTCGGACTGCCCCGAGAAAGCTCAGCCAGCGCAGGAGCGAAGAAATGAAATTCGCACTCGACGAACAGCAGCGGGATTTCGCCGCCAGTATCGATGCCGCGCTGGGGGCTGCCGACGTACCGGGTGCCGTCCGCGCCTGGGCCGAGGGTGACACCACCCCTGCCCGCAAGGTGTGGTCGGCGCTGACCGACCTGGGTGTGACCGCGTTGGCGGTGCCCGAGAAATACGACGGCATCGAGGCACATCCCGTCGACCTGGTGGTGGCGCTGGAACGGCTGGGCCGCTGGAATGTGCCCGGCCCGGTTGCCGAATCCATTGCGGTGGCACCGATCCTCCTGGTTGACGACGAGCGCTCCGCCGCTTTGGCCGCCGGGGAATTGATCGCGACGGTCGCACTGCCGCCGGCGGTGCCGCGCGCCGTCAACGCCGACTTCGCCGGGCTGACTCTCCTGGCGCAGGACGGCCGGGTCAGCGACGCCGCCGTCGGCGACGGACACGAATCGGTCGACCCCAGCCGACGGCTGTTCGACGTCGCCGCCACCGGCGAGGCTCGCGACGCCGATGTCGCGCGAGCGTACGAATTCGGTGCACTGGCCACCGCCGCCCAACTGGTCGGCGCCGGCCAGGCCATGCTCGACATGGCGGTCGAATACGCCAAGCAGCGCAGCCAATTCGGCCGCATCATCGGCAGCTACCAGGCGCTCAAGCACACGCTGGCCGATGTTCACATCGCCGTGGAACTGGCTCGTCCCCTCGTCTACGGCGCGGCACTGTCGCTGGCCGACGGATCTCCGGATACCGCGCGGGATGTGAGCGCGGCCAAGGCCGCCGCCTCGGATGCGGCACTGCTGGCCGCGCGGTCGTCGCTGCAGACGCACGGCGCCATCGGGTACACCTCCGAACACGATCTGTCGCTGTGGCTGCTGCGAGTGCAGGCGCTGCATTCGGCGTGGGGCGATCCGACCAGTCATCGACGTCGAGTGTTGGAGGCGCTGGCATGA
This window contains:
- the fadA6 gene encoding steroid 3-ketoacyl-CoA thiolase FadA6; the protein is MAPASQAYVIDAVRTAIGKRNGSLAGVHPVDLGAIAWRGLFERVDVDPSAVDDVIAGCVDAIGPQAGNIARLSWLAAGFPEEVPGVTVDRQCGSSQQAISFGAQAIMSGTADLIVAGGMQNMSQIPISSAMTAGEQYGFTSPTNESKSWLHRYGDQEISQFRGAEMIAEKWGISREDMEQFALTSHQRAQAAIRAGHFENEILDVEGFRTDEGPRETSLEKMAGLKTLVDGGRLTAAMASQISDGSSAVLLASEEAVKTHKLTPRARIHHISARGADPVFMLTGPIPATKYALAKTGLTIDDIDVVEINEAFAPVVQAWIKETKADPAKVNPNGGAIALGHPLGATGAKLFATMLNELERVGGRYGLQTMCEGGGTANVTIIERLS
- the ipdF gene encoding (5R,7aS)-5-hydroxy-7a-methyl-1-oxo-2,3,5,6,7,7a-hexahydro-1H-indene-carboxyl-CoA reductase — protein: MASLSEVPNEIEGHGLLKGKVVLVTAAAGTGIGSTTARRALLEGADVVISDYHERRLGETRDALAGLGLGKVDAVVCDVTSTMAVDALIASTVEKAGRLDVLVNNAGLGGQTPVIDMTDDEWDRVFNVTLSSVMRATRAALRYFRDAGHGGVIVNNASVLGWRAQHSQSHYAAAKAGVMALTRCSAIEAVEYGVRINAVSPSIARHKFLEKTSSADLLDRLSEGEAFGRAAEPWEVAATIAFLASDYSSYLTGEVISVSSQRA
- a CDS encoding coiled-coil domain-containing protein; amino-acid sequence: MTDYIARLHSEIESLEDQVRVLERNATYAETDRERLNAEIDQLRNDIQRLSGPIDSVEGMSDRIARMMRVASDEARRTKAMARDEAESLTRELRDELETARQDRAIASAALAELQSSTADRREQILLEAKAQAEEVLQAAYDERARLAEGIEEAERRRREMQLHLAEEDERRRREALSRLEEQIKSRWEQAEVQIAALEKEGRLKVANMVASAERDTQSIKERTEAEIKELLKTRADVLAALGEIQSRIDGAVRRDRIAVVKAPAVNDEA
- a CDS encoding SatD family protein; amino-acid sequence: MIGDVVDSRHASDRGQLHRRITQTPAGTPLAFTVSDEFQGSYPTVGDAIAAALAVRLALAPEIDVRFGIGWGEVTVLDAGAGIQDGPGWWSAREAIEWTAAAQQQPALATVRTAYRRHGETGPDPDAVNAALLCRDHLLGSMDARSLRLLRGLLDQKTKKELADTEGISASAVSQRTARDGLDLLVLATRDLRAVR
- a CDS encoding V-type ATP synthase subunit E family protein produces the protein MERPDGQVGELRAVARAGESRMAILHDQLGRSQAELEAMSARFTEVASAIPDDIGFLGDRLSAILNAASVEADEIRGEARRMAELIRTDAEENAAGILAEAQLDYQRATKLREDVETQGEQALSEIAQLREQAARDAAETVAQARAKAEETLIAVQRQVDAQLSAASTKLDELNHVRAKVVAQLQHFYDTFTTLEQPWGEADSARTASLAPAPTTLDVWIHDGAHSSVEMDSAHHSLGDVG
- the kstR2 gene encoding TetR family transcriptional regulator KstR2 is translated as MTEPPVSRRDELLVLAATMFAERGLRATTVRDIADSAGILSGSLYHHFKSKEQMVEEVLRDFLDWLFERYQRVIGTEPNPLERLKGLFMASFEAIEDRHAQVVIYQDEAKRLSSLPQFDFVDVRNKEQRKMWLDLLNEGVKQGYFRPDIDVDVVYRFIRDTTWVSVRWYQPGGPLTAEEVGRQYLAIVLGGIAVPNN
- a CDS encoding NDMA-dependent alcohol dehydrogenase; this translates as MKMNAAILWEYGQDWSVEEVELDPPKDGEVLVSFEATGLCHSDHHIRDGDLVAPIPLIGGHEGAGIVREVGPGVRELQVGDHIVAAFLPACGRCRWCATGKSNLCDMGAEILMGLQPDGTFRRHARGQDIYAAIGLGTFAPYGTVPEASLVKIDDDIPLTRACLLGCGVTTGWGSAVNTADVRPGDTVVVIGCGGIGSGAIQGARLAGAEKIIVIDIVESKRDKAFLFGATHFATSIAEGTELVRELTKGVMADSALLTVGLVKGEMINDALELVSKGGAVVLTALAAMTDVTPVLPMTMFTLFQKRLLGSLYGQANPRADIPKLLSLYREGKLLLDETVTHEYKLGEINDAYVDMLAGRNIRGVVLHEH
- the ipdC gene encoding (3aS,4S,5R,7aS)-5-hydroxy-7a-methyl-1-oxo-octahydro-1H-indene-4-carboxyl-CoA dehydrogenase, whose translation is MTHLKTPLTELIGIEHPVVQTGMGWVAGARLVSATSNAGGLGILASATMTIDELATAIKKVKATTDKPFGVNIRADGADAGDRVDLMIREGVKVASFALAPKQELIAKLKEAGSVVIPSVGAAKHARKVAGWGADAVIVQGGEGGGHTGPVATTLLLPSVLDAVDIPVIAAGGFFDGRGLAAALSYGAAGVAMGTRFLLTSDSTVPEDVKQRYLKAALDGTVVSTRVDGMPHRVLRTELVEKLESGSPIRGFTAAVRNAAKFKKMSQMTWAGMIRDGLAMRHGKDLTWSQVLMAANTPMLLKAGLVEGNTEAGVLASGQVAGIIESLPSCAELVPTIVADAITHLQAAAAFVE